A stretch of DNA from Candidatus Cloacimonadota bacterium:
TGTATTTACTGCTTTACTTTTTTTTGTGAGACAAGGTACAATCTTTTTGGGGGTGCTACTTTTCATTATTGCAAATATTGGGTTTGAGGGAAGTCTTGTATTTTATAATGCCTTTTTACCAGAAATAACAGAGAAAAAAAATATTGGAAAGGTTTCCGGTTTAGGCTGGGGTATTGGTTATTTGGGTGGGCTTGCAGCATTAGGGCTTGCATATCTACTTGTTCATAAAAGCGTAACTCTGATTTTCCCTGTTACAGCTTTATTTTTTGGTTGTTTTGCTATTCCAATATTCTTGTTTGTTCCAGAAAAAGCGAGTTTACAAAAAGAGAGAAATCATAGTTATATTAAAATTGGATATAAAAGGTTGACACAAACTTTTAAAAATATCAAAAAATTTAAAGAATTAACCAAATTTCTTTTGTCCTTTTTTCTGTATAATGATGGAATCAAGACAGTAATAGTATTTGCTGCAATTTATGGTGCTTATAGATTTGGTATGAATGAGGGGCAACTCATAACTTATTTTGTTTTCGCTAATATTGCATCTTTTATTGGAAGCATTATTTTTGGTTTTATTGTGGATAAAATTGGAGCAAAGAAGACAATATCAATATCTTTGATAATTTGGCTTGGTGTTGTAATATGGGCTTTCTTTTGTCCTGATATTATGCAATTTTATGGGGTTGGCATCTTAGCTGGTTTGGCCATTGGGTCCAGCCAGTCTGCAAGCAGAAGTATGTTATCATTATTTACGCCAGAAGATAAACATGCTGAGTTTTTCGGTTTTTATGCTGTGAGCGGAAAGGCTGCTGCAATTCTGGGACCTTTAATTTATGGCTTTCTTGTACTTCTTTTCAAAAGTCAGAGATATGCAATTCTTAGTATAGCTTTCTTCTTTGTTATAGGTCTAATAATATTACAAAATGTAGATGAGCTATCAGGAATGAAAGCAGCCAATTCAATCTATAGAAAGGAATAAATATGTGTGGAATTGTTGGATATATTGGCAAAAAGCAAGCATTGCCAATTATAATTGAAGGTATTAAAAGATTAGAATATCGTGGATATGATTCATCAGGAATTGCAGTCATAAATAACGACACTGAATTGATAATACATAAGAAAGAAGGGAAAATAATTGACCTTGAACGGTCAATTCCAAATGATAAAAACTTTGTTTCGCATCTCGGAATTGCTCACACTCGGTGGGCAACTCATGGGCTACCTACAACAACAAATGCGCACCCACATTCTGATTGCTACGGCAAAATCGCAGTGGTTCATAATGGTATTATTGAAAATTATCAACTTTTACGAAAAAGTTTAGAAAAAAGAAATCATAGTTTTAAAAGTGATACTGATACAGAGGTTCTGGCTCATCTCATTGAACATTTTTATCAAAAGACTAAAAATCTCCATACCTCAGTAAGATATTCACTCCGAATGGTTAAGGGCACATTCGGAATCGCAGTAATAAGCAAAGACGAACCAGATAAACTTATTGCAGCAAGAAGAGGAAGTCCACTTATTGTTGGAATTGGAGAAGAAGAGAATTTTGTTGCCTCAGATGCAACCGCTTTAGTTGTGCATACCAAAAATGTTATATATCTAAAAGACGATGAAACTGTAGAACTTACCCCGGATGACTTTACTATAAAGACTTTAGCAGATAATGAGGTAGAGAGAGAAATAAGCGAGATTGATTGGGATATTTCAATGGTTGATAAAGGAGAATTTGATTATTTTATGTTAAAGGAGATTTTTGAACAACCCACATCAATTGCAAATGCATTTCGCGGAAGAATAATGGAAAGATTCAATACCTCAAGATTGGGTGGAATTAATCCATACATTGATAAACTGAATGATATAAAACAGATTTATATTATAGCTTGTGGAACATCCTGGCATGCAGCTCTTGTTGGTGAATATCTTCTGGAAGATATTGCTAAAATCCCTGTTGAGGTAGAGTATGCATCTGAATTCCGTTATCGTAATCCAATTATAAATCCAGATACTTTAGTAATTGTAATCAGCCAATCAGGGGAAACTGCTGATACACTCGCTGCACTCAGGGAAGCAAAAGCAAGAGGCACAATGGTTATGGGCATTACAAATGTGATAGGCAGTACTATCGCCCGAGAAACAGATTTTGGTTCATATATTCATGCAGGAGCTGAAATCGGAGTGGCATCTACTAAAGCATTTACTTCTCAGATAACAGTTTTGTTTTTACTTTCATTATTGTTAGGGAGGAGGCGTCATCTTTCACCATCTAACGGTGCAAAATACATTCAAGAATTAGAAACAATTCCTGAAAAGGTCAAACAAATATTAGAGAATGATGATAAAATAAAAAAAATTGCTAAACAATATAAAGATGTAGGCAATGCTCTTTATTTAGGTAGGGGTTATAACTTTCCTGTTGCATTAGAAGGAGCATTAAAGCTTAAAGAGATTTCATACATTCATGCTGAAGGTTATCCTGCAGCAGAGATGAAACACGGACCAATTGCCTTGATTGATGAAAATATGCCTGTCCTATTTATTGCTCCTGAAGATTTTGTATATGATAAGATTTTAAGTAATATTGAAGAGGTTAAAGCACGAAAAGGAAAAATTATTGCAATTGCTAATAAAAATTCAAATAGTATAGAAAGATTAGCTGATCATATTATATATATTCCCAGAACATTACCTGCTTTGACACCTTTATTAACTGTAATTCCTTTACAACTTTTAGCGTATCATATTGCAGTTTTGCGTGGTTGTAATGTAGATCAACCAAGAAATCTGGCTAAAAGTGTTACTGTTGAATAGTTATAAATTTCAAATATCAAATTTACCCCGTTAGATAATTTTACCGGGTGAGATAGTAAAAATCTAACATGATAAATATCTAACGGGGTGAACAAATAATAAATTAAAATGATTCTGCTATCAAATAATTTATTGCTCTTTTTTATAACTACATTTTTATCTAATTCTTGTTTTTTTAGAAATTTATTATAGTTTTTGTGCTTTTTCGTGCCTGCCCCGTTTAACCATTTTATATTTAACTGGGGTGATTTCGTGGCTAAATTAAATCAATAAAATGTCTCATACAATTGAAAAATGCAATGCTTTTGCATTACGAATAACAAGTTATAGTAATACAAGCCAGATAATACATTTCTTTTCTGATAAATTTGGACATATCAATGTTATTGCCAAAGGAAGTAGAAGTCCGAAAAGTAAATATCAAGGATTGTTGCAACCTTTGAATAATTATGAAATCGTTATTTATAAAAAGGAATCTACTCTCTCTATATTAAAAGAAATAAGTATAATTCAAGACAATATGGATTTATTTAATAATCTTGAGAAAGCTGCTGTTGCTCAAGGAGCAGCTGAACTATATCTCCAATTAATATTTGAAGAAAATGATTATGCTAAATTTTATAAGCTGTTAGACCAATACCTCTCTTATTTACAGAAAACAGATAAAAATTTCATCATTATTTTCTGGAGATTTTTACTCAGAGTTACAACTCTGTTAGGCTTTTCTTTAAAATTTGATAAATGTGTTTTTTGCCAGACTACAGCCCCAGAAAAAATTTATGGTATTTTGTTTAAACAAAACGGCCTGATTTGTATTGATTGTGTTAGAAAGAAGAAAATAACCGAAAGTTTTAAATGCAGCAGAGAGACAATAAAAATCTTACTTTCGTTAAGAAACATTTCTGATAAAATTAATGATATTAAGATGTCACAATTTGTGGTAAAAGAGATCAATACTATTTTTAAGACCTATCTCAGTTATAATCTTCATAAGAAGATTCATCTGAAGAGTTTGGAGATCTTATAATTTAAAAAATTACTCATTTGTTTTACTTGACAAAATAATTTTTAATTTT
This window harbors:
- a CDS encoding MFS transporter, with the protein product MRNFKINKNIPMCQHSITPLNKKIIGWVSYDFANSSFTTVIVTVIYSVYFKNVVVGKEGLGSSLWGLAVSISMLLVALSSPILGAISDFTRSKKKFLFVFCYTSVVFTALLFFVRQGTIFLGVLLFIIANIGFEGSLVFYNAFLPEITEKKNIGKVSGLGWGIGYLGGLAALGLAYLLVHKSVTLIFPVTALFFGCFAIPIFLFVPEKASLQKERNHSYIKIGYKRLTQTFKNIKKFKELTKFLLSFFLYNDGIKTVIVFAAIYGAYRFGMNEGQLITYFVFANIASFIGSIIFGFIVDKIGAKKTISISLIIWLGVVIWAFFCPDIMQFYGVGILAGLAIGSSQSASRSMLSLFTPEDKHAEFFGFYAVSGKAAAILGPLIYGFLVLLFKSQRYAILSIAFFFVIGLIILQNVDELSGMKAANSIYRKE
- the glmS gene encoding glutamine--fructose-6-phosphate transaminase (isomerizing) is translated as MCGIVGYIGKKQALPIIIEGIKRLEYRGYDSSGIAVINNDTELIIHKKEGKIIDLERSIPNDKNFVSHLGIAHTRWATHGLPTTTNAHPHSDCYGKIAVVHNGIIENYQLLRKSLEKRNHSFKSDTDTEVLAHLIEHFYQKTKNLHTSVRYSLRMVKGTFGIAVISKDEPDKLIAARRGSPLIVGIGEEENFVASDATALVVHTKNVIYLKDDETVELTPDDFTIKTLADNEVEREISEIDWDISMVDKGEFDYFMLKEIFEQPTSIANAFRGRIMERFNTSRLGGINPYIDKLNDIKQIYIIACGTSWHAALVGEYLLEDIAKIPVEVEYASEFRYRNPIINPDTLVIVISQSGETADTLAALREAKARGTMVMGITNVIGSTIARETDFGSYIHAGAEIGVASTKAFTSQITVLFLLSLLLGRRRHLSPSNGAKYIQELETIPEKVKQILENDDKIKKIAKQYKDVGNALYLGRGYNFPVALEGALKLKEISYIHAEGYPAAEMKHGPIALIDENMPVLFIAPEDFVYDKILSNIEEVKARKGKIIAIANKNSNSIERLADHIIYIPRTLPALTPLLTVIPLQLLAYHIAVLRGCNVDQPRNLAKSVTVE
- the recO gene encoding DNA repair protein RecO → MSHTIEKCNAFALRITSYSNTSQIIHFFSDKFGHINVIAKGSRSPKSKYQGLLQPLNNYEIVIYKKESTLSILKEISIIQDNMDLFNNLEKAAVAQGAAELYLQLIFEENDYAKFYKLLDQYLSYLQKTDKNFIIIFWRFLLRVTTLLGFSLKFDKCVFCQTTAPEKIYGILFKQNGLICIDCVRKKKITESFKCSRETIKILLSLRNISDKINDIKMSQFVVKEINTIFKTYLSYNLHKKIHLKSLEIL